A genome region from Palleronia sp. LCG004 includes the following:
- a CDS encoding glycosyltransferase family 4 protein: protein MPKDAPPHSDVSAPRPAEALELPDHIVLVAKHIGINSGGEAIKAHQFARLLVENGVKVTVVTHERTVKGLGADQTGQTFHVVEDDGLQRFFWRVKPLRGLLDIHFHLMARRLIRRHVARDPKTTLHYIGPVSPVMPRFFPKGYDIVLGPLTGNIFYPPAFRERMSPEFRNGERFHAVAQKILGRIFPEKRNRARVVLVSGYERTRASLRMARVREEQMVDVVDSGVADRIRNRPRIEHRGPNPRFVCSGRMVDHKGVDLAIRAVARADPKVTLDVFGDGEKRAEWEALSRELGLEGRVTFKGWVASHDDLLDAFENYRGYLFPTLAEANGIVMQEAMMVGMPVITLNWGGPSMLADKDSAVYVEPLSQDHVLDGLAAAMTRLAEDPDHAEAISKRARRIAEARFSWEAVADSWLGACFPPKSEKGASGRA, encoded by the coding sequence ATGCCAAAAGACGCGCCCCCCCATTCCGACGTTTCCGCTCCGCGCCCGGCCGAGGCACTCGAGCTGCCGGACCACATCGTCCTCGTGGCCAAGCATATCGGGATCAATTCCGGGGGGGAGGCGATCAAGGCGCACCAATTCGCCCGCCTCTTGGTCGAGAACGGCGTGAAGGTCACGGTCGTCACGCATGAGCGCACCGTCAAGGGGCTCGGGGCCGACCAGACCGGCCAGACCTTCCACGTTGTCGAGGATGACGGTCTGCAACGCTTTTTCTGGCGGGTGAAGCCGCTGCGCGGGCTTCTCGACATCCATTTCCATCTGATGGCGCGACGGCTCATCCGCCGCCACGTGGCCCGCGATCCGAAGACCACGCTGCATTACATCGGGCCCGTCTCGCCGGTCATGCCGCGCTTCTTCCCGAAGGGTTACGACATCGTTCTGGGTCCGCTCACCGGCAACATCTTCTATCCGCCCGCCTTCCGCGAGCGCATGTCGCCCGAATTCCGTAACGGAGAGCGGTTCCACGCTGTCGCGCAGAAGATCCTCGGCCGCATCTTTCCCGAAAAGCGAAACCGCGCCCGTGTGGTCCTCGTCTCGGGTTACGAGCGGACCCGCGCCTCGCTCCGCATGGCGCGGGTCCGCGAGGAGCAGATGGTCGACGTAGTCGATTCGGGCGTGGCCGACCGAATCCGCAACCGTCCACGGATCGAGCATCGCGGCCCCAATCCGCGCTTCGTCTGCTCGGGCCGCATGGTCGATCACAAAGGCGTCGACCTCGCCATCCGTGCCGTGGCCCGCGCCGATCCGAAGGTCACGCTCGACGTCTTCGGCGACGGCGAGAAGCGCGCCGAATGGGAGGCGCTGTCCCGCGAACTCGGCCTCGAGGGGCGGGTGACGTTCAAGGGGTGGGTGGCCAGCCACGACGATCTGCTCGATGCGTTCGAGAATTATCGCGGTTATCTTTTCCCCACGCTGGCCGAGGCCAACGGCATTGTGATGCAGGAAGCGATGATGGTGGGAATGCCCGTGATCACGCTCAACTGGGGTGGGCCCTCGATGCTGGCCGACAAGGATTCGGCCGTCTATGTCGAGCCCTTGTCGCAGGATCACGTGCTCGATGGCCTCGCGGCCGCGATGACGCGGCTGGCCGAGGATCCCGACCATGCCGAGGCCATCTCGAAGCGCGCGCGCCGCATTGCCGAGGCGCGGTTTTCCTGGGAGGCGGTAGCCGACAGCTGGCTCGGAGCCTGCTTCCCACCTAAATCCGAAAAAGGCGCGTCGGGGCGGGCTTAG